In one Echinicola marina genomic region, the following are encoded:
- a CDS encoding LysM peptidoglycan-binding domain-containing protein produces the protein MKFSFRQNVIFGLGLFFIFLSSILYAQTPKVPSSIQFAGMTIQLNDQAQRDIQLDVDALCRSERFFNMKLERVNLYMPIIERVLHEQGVPNDIKYLVIQESGLIPDAVSTSNAVGFWQFKKGTAHEVFLQVDGQIDERKNIAASTRGAAIYLKKHNNYFDNWVCALVSYQMGLGGAKNYFGSKYNGHSSMKITKASHWYFKKYLAHKIAFENHIGKFTSNQYLKEVSVQGPITVKALSKNLGISETELKEYNKWITGNKIPEGKSYSLVYLASGTAPVTPLLTSSASSESNSNQYSLPAEGFKNASGYPKITGKQAQPFESGQIKVNGIKGIQAVVNSTTEAFAEKIGIKESKFRRRNDLSKNDHVQRGHYYYTKRKKSKSDVPHHIVQKGETLWSISQAYGIRLHSLKAKNRIYKDEDLLVGMVLNLQKYRGRNEDIKIMTVTPVNQQASSAPSKTKANSSSKQEIQPKLNPVSNNITHTVSQGETLYAIARKYGVSVSEIQTWNNIQNQTVIKIGQKLIIKKN, from the coding sequence ATGAAATTCTCCTTCCGCCAAAACGTCATATTCGGGCTAGGCCTCTTTTTTATATTTCTTTCCTCTATACTGTATGCACAGACACCTAAGGTACCAAGCAGCATCCAATTTGCAGGAATGACCATACAACTCAATGATCAAGCACAAAGAGACATACAGCTAGATGTGGACGCACTTTGTAGAAGTGAACGTTTTTTCAATATGAAACTGGAAAGGGTCAATCTCTACATGCCGATCATTGAAAGAGTACTCCATGAACAAGGCGTTCCCAATGACATCAAATATTTGGTTATCCAGGAAAGTGGACTAATACCTGATGCCGTCTCCACATCCAATGCTGTTGGTTTTTGGCAGTTTAAAAAAGGGACTGCCCATGAGGTTTTCCTGCAGGTAGATGGCCAAATAGATGAAAGAAAAAACATAGCTGCTTCAACAAGAGGTGCAGCCATCTACCTCAAAAAGCACAACAATTATTTTGACAACTGGGTTTGTGCATTAGTTTCCTACCAAATGGGACTTGGAGGAGCCAAAAATTACTTTGGAAGTAAATACAACGGCCATTCTAGCATGAAAATCACCAAGGCTAGCCACTGGTATTTCAAAAAATACCTGGCTCATAAAATAGCCTTTGAGAACCATATTGGTAAATTCACTAGTAACCAGTATTTAAAAGAAGTCTCCGTCCAAGGACCTATAACCGTTAAGGCACTTTCTAAAAACCTTGGCATCTCTGAAACTGAGCTCAAAGAATACAATAAGTGGATCACAGGGAACAAAATCCCTGAAGGTAAAAGCTATTCACTCGTCTACTTAGCTTCTGGTACTGCACCAGTAACACCCTTACTTACTTCATCTGCCAGCAGTGAAAGTAATTCAAACCAGTACAGCCTACCGGCAGAGGGATTTAAAAACGCATCAGGCTACCCCAAAATAACCGGTAAGCAAGCACAGCCATTTGAGTCTGGTCAAATCAAAGTAAACGGCATCAAGGGAATACAGGCCGTTGTAAATAGCACGACAGAAGCATTTGCCGAAAAAATAGGTATAAAAGAAAGTAAATTTAGAAGAAGAAATGACCTTTCAAAGAATGATCATGTACAACGAGGCCATTATTATTATACCAAACGAAAAAAATCCAAGTCGGATGTCCCACACCATATTGTTCAAAAAGGAGAAACACTATGGAGTATTTCCCAAGCTTATGGAATCAGATTACACTCTCTAAAAGCAAAAAACAGGATTTACAAAGATGAAGATCTATTGGTCGGTATGGTCTTAAATTTACAAAAATATAGAGGCAGAAATGAAGACATCAAAATTATGACTGTTACCCCTGTCAATCAACAAGCCAGTTCTGCTCCTTCAAAAACAAAAGCAAACTCCTCCTCAAAACAAGAGATACAACCAAAACTTAACCCAGTCAGCAATAATATTACCCATACCGTTTCCCAAGGAGAAACGCTTTACGCCATTGCTAGAAAATATGGTGTCTCTGTTTCGGAAATCCAAACATGGAACAATATCCAAAACCAAACAGTCATCAAAATAGGGCAAAAGTTAATCATCAAAAAGAACTAA
- a CDS encoding DUF3078 domain-containing protein: MSRYFTIFITTLLFSGLFHKAWGQDNKIVPDTIMINGDTLIMLGDSLIIKEEVKQNYWKKGGNYNLSIQQVSLSNWAAGGASSFALNTGVNLFANYKKGGRIWDTKLTVNFGFNRQTERSFKTRKTNDNFKFVSKYGRELSKGFYLSTQLEARTQLLKGYKYFKPANSEMEDRDLISDFLSPAYIQSSTGLNFQKDKDGFKLSSILSPFTGRFTIVANDSLSQAGAFGILPGEKVRPEAGASLGASIDTRLMKNIEWKADLNLFSNYGKFGNMVVNFNSALRMKVNKYISTRIETVLIYDENVFIKQDDGSKSQVIQFQNLINFGLGLDF; this comes from the coding sequence ATGTCACGGTATTTTACCATTTTTATAACGACTCTCTTATTTTCAGGCTTATTTCATAAAGCATGGGGCCAGGACAATAAAATAGTTCCTGACACTATCATGATCAATGGAGACACCTTAATCATGCTAGGAGACTCTCTGATCATCAAGGAAGAGGTAAAACAAAACTACTGGAAAAAGGGAGGTAATTACAACCTAAGTATTCAACAAGTAAGCCTTTCGAACTGGGCGGCAGGGGGAGCAAGTTCCTTTGCACTAAATACCGGCGTCAACCTTTTTGCCAACTATAAAAAAGGTGGGCGAATATGGGACACAAAGCTAACAGTCAACTTTGGATTTAACAGACAAACTGAAAGATCATTTAAGACGCGAAAAACCAATGATAACTTTAAGTTTGTAAGTAAGTACGGCAGAGAACTATCAAAAGGCTTTTATTTATCTACTCAGCTTGAAGCTCGAACGCAGTTATTAAAGGGGTACAAATACTTCAAGCCAGCCAATTCAGAAATGGAAGATAGAGATCTAATCTCAGACTTCCTAAGCCCTGCATATATTCAATCTTCCACTGGTCTTAACTTCCAAAAAGACAAAGATGGATTTAAATTATCCTCCATATTATCGCCTTTTACAGGCCGTTTCACCATTGTAGCCAACGACTCATTAAGTCAAGCTGGCGCATTTGGTATATTGCCTGGTGAAAAAGTAAGACCTGAGGCAGGTGCTTCCTTGGGAGCATCCATAGACACTCGATTGATGAAAAATATAGAATGGAAAGCCGACCTTAACCTCTTCTCCAATTATGGAAAGTTTGGCAATATGGTAGTCAATTTCAATTCAGCCCTCCGCATGAAAGTCAATAAGTACATTAGTACTCGAATAGAGACCGTTCTTATTTATGATGAAAATGTGTTTATAAAACAGGATGATGGCAGCAAATCACAAGTTATTCAGTTTCAGAACCTGATCAACTTCGGCTTGGGGCTGGATTTCTAA
- a CDS encoding DNA polymerase III subunit gamma/tau: MSIPSNITEVKRQVKSSIQESKEQASKAKEQVKVHNEDQLRDTPFDKGKFGAMLEEIILDFKQKRKYQEITLLKQPFEVEANSVNFFLNGELQEHLFSKLKPELMGIVKRKLENDYVEIHYKIREEAVKEEDKLYTSTDKLAYLTKKSPALKELQKRFGLETDF; this comes from the coding sequence ATGTCCATTCCTTCTAATATTACAGAGGTAAAGCGGCAAGTAAAAAGTAGCATACAAGAATCGAAAGAGCAAGCATCCAAGGCAAAAGAGCAGGTAAAGGTTCATAACGAAGATCAACTTAGAGATACGCCTTTTGATAAAGGAAAGTTCGGAGCAATGCTTGAAGAGATTATTTTAGATTTCAAGCAAAAAAGGAAATACCAAGAAATCACACTTTTAAAACAGCCGTTTGAAGTAGAGGCTAATAGCGTTAATTTTTTCCTGAACGGGGAGCTTCAAGAACATTTGTTTTCCAAACTTAAGCCCGAGTTAATGGGGATTGTGAAAAGGAAGTTGGAGAATGATTATGTTGAAATTCACTATAAAATTAGGGAGGAAGCGGTAAAAGAGGAGGATAAATTATATACTTCTACTGATAAATTGGCCTATCTTACTAAGAAATCCCCAGCATTGAAAGAGTTACAGAAGCGTTTTGGACTAGAAACAGATTTTTAG
- a CDS encoding DNA polymerase III subunit gamma/tau, whose translation MENFVVSARKYRPSNFKSVVGQQHITTTLKNAIKNNHLAQAFLFCGPRGVGKTTCARILAKTINCESLREDFEACNECDSCKAFNTNSSFNVHELDAASNNSVDDIRNLVDQVRYAPQKGSYKIYIIDEVHMLSTQAFNAFLKTLEEPPKYAIFILATTEKHKIIPTILSRCQIFDFNRIQIKDIAEHLKYISSEEEIAYEDEALRLIAAKADGALRDALSIYDLIVTYSAGNKLTYQETINNLHILDYDYYFKVTDALLEESISNVLLTFDEILKKGFDGHNFIVGLSEHFRNLMVCKDAATVELLQVSESAQERYVEQAAKSSLSFLLSALNICNQCDMQYKGSKNQRLHVELALMKLAKLPQAISLAALAQEEIKKKD comes from the coding sequence ATGGAAAATTTTGTAGTCTCAGCCAGAAAATATAGACCTTCTAATTTTAAAAGTGTGGTAGGGCAACAGCATATTACCACTACTTTAAAAAATGCCATTAAGAATAATCATCTTGCTCAGGCATTTTTGTTTTGTGGTCCTAGGGGAGTGGGGAAAACTACCTGTGCCCGTATTTTGGCTAAGACCATAAATTGTGAAAGTTTAAGGGAGGATTTTGAGGCTTGTAATGAATGTGATTCTTGTAAAGCATTCAATACTAATAGTTCCTTTAATGTACATGAACTAGATGCTGCTTCCAATAACTCAGTAGATGATATTAGGAATTTGGTGGACCAGGTGCGATATGCTCCACAAAAAGGATCTTACAAAATCTATATTATCGATGAGGTTCATATGCTATCCACTCAAGCATTTAATGCTTTTTTAAAGACGCTAGAAGAACCTCCAAAATACGCCATATTTATTTTGGCCACTACAGAGAAGCATAAAATTATTCCTACGATTCTATCTAGGTGTCAGATATTTGATTTTAATCGTATTCAGATTAAGGATATTGCTGAACATCTAAAATATATTTCTTCTGAAGAAGAGATTGCATATGAGGATGAAGCATTGAGGCTAATCGCTGCAAAGGCTGATGGTGCTTTGCGAGATGCACTTTCTATCTATGACCTTATTGTGACTTATTCAGCAGGGAATAAACTGACCTACCAGGAAACTATCAATAACCTTCATATCTTGGATTATGATTATTATTTCAAGGTGACGGATGCTTTATTGGAAGAGAGTATTTCTAATGTGCTGCTCACTTTTGATGAAATTCTTAAAAAGGGATTTGATGGGCATAATTTTATTGTTGGGCTAAGTGAGCATTTTCGTAATCTAATGGTTTGCAAGGATGCGGCCACAGTTGAATTACTTCAAGTCTCAGAAAGTGCACAAGAGAGATATGTGGAGCAGGCTGCTAAATCCAGCCTTTCATTTTTGTTGTCGGCACTCAATATTTGCAATCAATGTGATATGCAATACAAGGGGAGTAAAAATCAACGTTTGCACGTAGAATTAGCACTGATGAAACTGGCCAAATTACCTCAGGCGATTTCGCTAGCCGCATTGGCCCAAGAAGAAATAAAAAAAAAAGACTAG
- a CDS encoding polysaccharide biosynthesis protein encodes MDSYPVIEDGVLFAGAGLIAMVVCENCIWKIAKTNFSNILSVIRIVFGALLISFLLGIWIESSFDLDNFQPLSVLVIASLISFSSLILYRSLIKEVYTYYITNKLPVKNILIFGAGEAGRLSKIVLGKDGDYKQKIHAFLDDDPDKEGEFIDGVPIYLGLEDLKELVVKYKISDLLISVMNISPRRKREIIDECFKYGIRVSIVPSIDEWVKGGFNVGKIRKIKIEDLLSRPEITLDNPHVYTQINNKVVLVTGAAGSIGSELCRQIVIHSPKLLILLDQSESALYDLEQEFKSQKLEIPVKPILTDIRNKKAISNIFKTYKPQIVYHAAAYKHVPMMETFPEEAIRSNILATKHLADLSIINNVKQFVFVSTDKAVNPTNVMGASKRIAELYIQALSDYMKVEGGQYTRFAITRFGNVLGSNGSVIPLFKKQIEQGGPVFVTDPNITRYFMTIGEACQLILEAGAMSKGREIFIFDMGEPVKILDLAKKMILLSEKRIEKDIKIVFTGLREGEKMHEELVCNSEELKITYHPKIRVVEMAPISFNRINYQIEYFEKLLALNSETDIVRHVKSIVPEYISNTSRFTVLDRLN; translated from the coding sequence ATGGATTCTTATCCTGTTATTGAAGATGGGGTGTTGTTTGCAGGGGCAGGCTTGATTGCTATGGTAGTGTGTGAGAATTGCATTTGGAAAATTGCCAAAACAAATTTCAGCAATATTCTATCTGTTATCAGGATTGTGTTCGGAGCCCTTCTTATATCGTTTTTACTTGGGATTTGGATAGAAAGCAGTTTTGATTTAGATAATTTTCAGCCTTTATCTGTCCTAGTAATAGCTAGTTTGATTTCGTTTTCAAGCTTGATTTTGTATCGTAGTTTAATTAAGGAAGTTTATACCTATTATATTACGAATAAACTACCGGTCAAGAATATATTGATTTTTGGAGCTGGGGAAGCTGGTAGATTGTCAAAGATTGTTTTGGGGAAAGACGGTGATTATAAACAAAAAATTCATGCTTTTCTTGATGATGATCCAGATAAGGAGGGAGAATTTATAGATGGCGTTCCTATTTATTTGGGCTTGGAGGATCTCAAAGAACTAGTCGTTAAATATAAAATTTCAGATTTGTTGATATCTGTTATGAATATCTCACCAAGGAGAAAAAGAGAGATAATTGATGAGTGTTTTAAGTATGGCATAAGGGTGAGTATTGTGCCATCAATAGATGAATGGGTGAAAGGAGGATTCAATGTCGGTAAAATTAGAAAAATAAAGATTGAAGACCTTTTATCAAGGCCTGAAATTACACTCGATAATCCGCATGTTTATACCCAGATTAATAATAAAGTAGTTCTAGTTACTGGAGCAGCAGGCTCAATAGGCAGTGAACTGTGCAGGCAGATAGTTATTCATAGTCCAAAGCTTCTCATATTGTTAGATCAGTCTGAATCGGCGCTATATGATTTAGAACAGGAGTTTAAATCCCAAAAACTGGAGATTCCTGTAAAACCTATATTGACGGATATTCGAAATAAGAAGGCGATTTCTAATATTTTTAAGACCTATAAGCCTCAGATCGTTTATCACGCGGCAGCATACAAGCATGTTCCTATGATGGAAACTTTCCCAGAGGAGGCAATCCGTAGTAATATTTTGGCCACAAAACATTTGGCAGATTTATCCATTATTAATAATGTCAAGCAGTTTGTGTTTGTAAGTACGGATAAAGCCGTAAATCCTACAAATGTGATGGGGGCTTCTAAGCGGATTGCTGAATTGTATATACAGGCATTAAGTGATTATATGAAAGTGGAAGGTGGTCAATATACCAGATTTGCTATAACCAGATTTGGTAATGTACTTGGATCAAATGGGTCTGTAATTCCTTTGTTCAAAAAGCAGATTGAACAGGGTGGTCCCGTGTTTGTAACGGATCCTAATATCACAAGATATTTCATGACCATAGGAGAGGCCTGTCAATTGATATTGGAGGCTGGTGCGATGTCCAAAGGAAGGGAAATATTTATTTTTGATATGGGTGAGCCTGTAAAAATACTTGACCTCGCGAAGAAAATGATCTTATTAAGTGAGAAAAGGATAGAAAAAGATATTAAGATAGTTTTTACCGGCTTGCGGGAAGGAGAAAAGATGCATGAGGAATTGGTATGTAATTCTGAGGAGTTGAAAATCACCTACCATCCTAAAATCAGAGTTGTAGAGATGGCTCCGATATCTTTTAATAGGATCAATTACCAGATAGAGTATTTTGAGAAACTATTGGCGTTAAATTCTGAAACGGATATAGTGCGGCATGTTAAATCGATAGTTCCTGAATATATCAGTAATACTTCTAGATTTACCGTGTTAGATAGACTTAACTAA
- a CDS encoding sugar transferase, producing MYITFCKSIIDRGVGFLGLVILSPILIILIIILTFHHRGNPFFSQKRVGKQNRIFSIIKFRTMSNRKGDNGELLPDHLRLTGVGRVIRNYSLDELPQFYNLLKGDMSLIGPRPLLVEYLKYYNEEQARRHLVKPGITGLAQVNGRNSLTWEKKFYYDVLYVNNQSLGLDLMILIKSAKQIFRPKGIYGDDGGVVPFRGNVTNGKEINS from the coding sequence ATGTACATTACATTTTGCAAATCAATAATAGATAGGGGAGTAGGCTTTTTGGGTTTGGTAATACTAAGTCCTATTCTGATAATATTGATAATTATACTTACCTTTCATCATAGGGGAAATCCATTTTTTTCTCAAAAACGAGTAGGGAAACAAAACAGGATATTCAGTATAATAAAGTTTAGGACAATGAGTAATAGGAAGGGTGATAATGGGGAGTTGCTTCCAGATCATCTTAGATTGACTGGTGTTGGTAGAGTTATTCGAAATTATTCCTTGGATGAACTGCCACAGTTTTATAATCTATTAAAAGGAGATATGAGTTTAATTGGCCCTCGCCCGCTTTTGGTAGAATATTTGAAATACTATAATGAGGAACAAGCTAGGCGGCATTTGGTGAAGCCAGGAATAACAGGTTTGGCGCAGGTAAATGGTAGGAATAGCTTGACATGGGAGAAGAAATTTTATTATGATGTTCTTTATGTGAATAATCAATCCTTAGGATTGGACCTGATGATATTAATTAAATCTGCTAAGCAGATTTTTAGGCCTAAGGGGATATATGGGGATGATGGTGGAGTTGTGCCATTTAGGGGAAATGTAACCAATGGCAAGGAAATTAATAGTTGA
- a CDS encoding aminotransferase class I/II-fold pyridoxal phosphate-dependent enzyme: MDLIKLSEPEFEIENLEDFRTALLNKEVGYVGSYIDEFRSALGEILHAEHLGLFSSGTSSIHLALLTAGIKPGDEVICQSLTFAASANPICFLGASPVFVGSESSTWNMDPQFLERAIVDRQNKGKRVGAIIPVHLYGMPARIKEIMAIGKKYNVPIVEDAAEALGSYTSDGMCGAFGDFGILSFNANKIITTGGGGGLVTKNALDLKRAYFYALQAKDPAPHYEHSQLGYNYAFSNLNAVLGVQQLSCLVDKVKRRRDAYFHYYERLSSNDGITFQQGIEGDFSNRWLTSIVLPDSDMVQGLKRYLEGKKIETRPVWKPMHIQPLYENCAYYGDNYEVTLFEKGICLPSGSGLTKEQLEKTSGAILDFFRHG, encoded by the coding sequence ATGGACTTGATCAAGTTATCTGAACCAGAATTTGAGATTGAAAACCTAGAAGACTTTCGTACGGCCTTATTGAATAAGGAGGTAGGTTATGTAGGGAGTTATATAGATGAATTTAGAAGCGCTTTAGGAGAAATTTTACATGCGGAACATTTAGGTTTGTTTAGTTCTGGGACGTCTTCTATTCATTTAGCTCTTTTGACCGCTGGAATAAAACCAGGAGATGAGGTCATATGCCAGTCTCTGACTTTTGCTGCTTCTGCTAATCCTATTTGTTTTTTAGGTGCTAGCCCAGTGTTTGTCGGAAGTGAATCTTCTACTTGGAATATGGATCCCCAATTTCTTGAAAGAGCGATTGTTGATAGACAAAATAAAGGAAAAAGAGTAGGGGCTATAATACCTGTACATTTATACGGAATGCCTGCGCGGATAAAAGAAATCATGGCAATAGGTAAGAAATATAATGTTCCAATTGTTGAGGATGCCGCTGAGGCACTGGGAAGCTATACTTCTGATGGTATGTGTGGTGCTTTTGGGGATTTTGGTATTTTATCTTTTAATGCAAATAAAATTATTACAACTGGGGGTGGGGGAGGATTAGTAACTAAGAATGCCTTGGACCTGAAAAGGGCCTATTTTTATGCTTTGCAAGCAAAGGATCCTGCACCACATTATGAACATAGTCAACTTGGTTACAATTATGCGTTTAGTAATCTTAATGCTGTATTGGGTGTTCAACAGTTAAGTTGTTTGGTAGATAAAGTTAAAAGACGTAGGGATGCATATTTTCATTATTATGAGCGTCTAAGCTCGAATGATGGAATTACTTTTCAGCAAGGAATTGAAGGGGATTTTAGTAACAGATGGCTTACAAGCATCGTTTTACCAGATAGCGATATGGTACAAGGCCTGAAAAGATACCTGGAAGGGAAAAAGATAGAGACAAGGCCAGTTTGGAAGCCAATGCATATCCAGCCCTTATATGAAAATTGTGCGTATTATGGAGATAACTATGAGGTTACTCTTTTTGAAAAGGGAATTTGCCTTCCCTCTGGTAGTGGATTGACCAAGGAGCAGCTGGAGAAGACCTCAGGGGCCATTCTTGATTTTTTTAGGCATGGATAG
- a CDS encoding MraY family glycosyltransferase, with amino-acid sequence MFIALLSGVLIWLDYMQLMEIRFFLLGLGIMFILGLRDDLVELTAYQKLIGQLIAIITVVVLGDVRISNFYGFLGIEELPLWFSYGLTVFAIVGLTNAFNLIDGLDGLASSLSLITFIFLGSWFIYSGEDTFGFIAFTFVGAILSFLVYNWHPAKIFMGDTGSLTLGFTLSVMCIKFISVNGGLEQSDFKFSAPLTTAIVLMIIPFYDTLRVFIRRASKGKSPMAADKSHVHHFLLRMGFRHDQVTMILGGVKIAFISLAVVLNGLPDIVMFPVFSVLVISAGIVLDKVTLRRVKCIVRDSPRVLSQRSYHGLRGKVKIDRGVLEKENVNLN; translated from the coding sequence ATGTTTATTGCACTTCTGAGTGGGGTATTAATTTGGTTGGATTACATGCAGCTAATGGAAATAAGGTTTTTCTTGTTAGGTTTGGGGATTATGTTTATTCTCGGGTTGAGAGATGATTTGGTTGAATTAACGGCCTATCAGAAGTTGATTGGTCAATTAATAGCCATAATTACTGTAGTGGTTTTAGGGGATGTTAGGATTTCTAATTTTTATGGATTTCTAGGGATAGAGGAACTCCCTCTTTGGTTCAGTTATGGATTAACAGTATTTGCAATAGTAGGGCTTACGAATGCATTTAATTTGATTGATGGCTTGGATGGGCTTGCGAGTTCTTTAAGTTTGATCACTTTTATATTCTTGGGCTCTTGGTTTATTTATTCTGGGGAGGATACTTTTGGTTTTATAGCGTTTACATTTGTGGGGGCAATTTTGTCATTTTTGGTATATAATTGGCATCCAGCAAAAATCTTTATGGGAGATACAGGTTCCCTGACACTGGGCTTTACGCTATCGGTCATGTGTATTAAGTTCATTTCTGTAAATGGGGGACTTGAACAGTCTGATTTTAAATTTAGTGCACCACTTACCACTGCTATAGTATTAATGATTATTCCATTTTATGATACATTAAGGGTTTTTATCAGGAGAGCCAGTAAAGGTAAGTCACCTATGGCTGCAGATAAAAGTCATGTGCACCATTTTTTGTTAAGGATGGGGTTTAGGCATGATCAAGTTACCATGATATTAGGAGGGGTAAAGATTGCGTTTATTAGTCTAGCTGTTGTACTAAACGGTTTGCCAGATATAGTTATGTTCCCTGTATTTTCTGTTTTAGTCATCAGTGCAGGTATTGTTTTGGATAAAGTGACGTTAAGACGGGTAAAATGCATTGTGCGCGATTCTCCGCGGGTATTGTCTCAGAGATCCTATCATGGATTGCGGGGTAAAGTAAAGATAGATCGGGGAGTTCTTGAGAAAGAAAATGTGAATTTGAATTAG